Proteins from one Gimesia maris genomic window:
- a CDS encoding class I tRNA ligase family protein, whose protein sequence is MFQKVTDASFIKGEHEILKFWEVNQTFDQLRKKNQGKPKWSFIDGPMTANNPMGVHHAWGRAYKDAYQRYYAMTGHELRFQNGFDCQGLWVEVEVEKELGYGTKQEVVSHGIDKFVNECKKRVLRFAARQTEQSVRLGYWMDWDNPDELRKLAEYVGKDTEVTLTAPSGKQITDKADMLVSRLGNAEWGGSYFTFSTENNETIWTFLKKCFERGKVYRGHDVMPWSGRGGSAYSQMEVADGRKLSVHKSVFVRFPLKDRENEYLLIWTTTPWTLTSNVAAAINPELDYVKLRAKKDDAIYYFAKENLEYQRLSREFKEGFGRPEWSWPKDVPKLKTLAQIFKEQGGYEILETIKGAQMVGWEYTGPFDDLPAQQSPGGHPSDESLLDQTGISCHKVVDGGRDFKGNPHVVAGEGTGIVHTAPGCGDVDHQLGIQLGLVAIAPLGEDGRFEEGFGEFTGREAIDPATPELVFERLKEKELLVSVESYPHIYPHCWRTGDELIFRLVDEWFINMDWREEIKDVTRQIDWVPSSIDGEQHELEWLTNMRDWMVSKKRFWGLALPIWVDEETGDFEVIGSLAELKERAVEGWEALEGHTPHRPWIDAVKLKNPKTGNLMSRIPDVGNPWLDAGIVPFSTMQYNTNQAEWEKWYPADLVTECFPGQFRNWFYALLSMATMMDGTPPFKTLLGYRLVLNEEGKPMHKSDGTAIWFEEAAEQLGVDTMRWMYLAHNPASDLRFGMRNPDQQVTLETPEGPISETKEGAPTCLVESKPADEIRRQVLIPLWNSYAFFVNYARLDEFNPAQDRIPVTERPEIDRWILSNLQALLSSAKTEIEAYNFAGFLKNATAFIDDLSNWYIRRNRRRFWRSQDANDTDKLAAYQTLFEVLVTLSKALAPSIPFLSERMYQNLVTSWDNSAPNSVHLCDFPQCDASLLDEELNFRAAQAQIVVKLGHKLRDESNQRVRQPLAELRFACQTPQQADAIENLANTIEEELNIKQVTRCENLDDLVSYTYKPNLKTLGPKYGKLLGMLRQQLPEVGDEVLGPLRRGQSVSIELSGNQIDLEPDDVLVGTEQAADWVCADEQGIQIAVSTKLSPELEQEGMARDFVRQIQQLRKEADLEIEDRIKIFFNPADATEVKAAVTNWSDYILGETLGDKLEQSEQTDDSKEVSIGNSKVTLRIEKA, encoded by the coding sequence ATGTTTCAAAAAGTCACTGACGCCAGCTTCATCAAAGGTGAACACGAAATCCTCAAATTCTGGGAAGTGAACCAGACGTTTGACCAGCTCCGTAAGAAAAATCAGGGCAAACCCAAATGGAGTTTTATCGACGGTCCGATGACTGCCAATAACCCAATGGGGGTTCATCATGCGTGGGGCAGAGCCTACAAGGATGCTTACCAGCGTTATTACGCCATGACCGGGCACGAGCTTCGTTTTCAAAACGGTTTTGACTGCCAGGGACTCTGGGTCGAAGTCGAAGTCGAAAAAGAACTGGGGTATGGCACGAAACAGGAAGTCGTTTCCCATGGGATCGACAAATTCGTCAACGAGTGTAAAAAACGCGTGCTGCGTTTCGCTGCCCGTCAGACGGAACAATCGGTGCGTCTGGGCTACTGGATGGACTGGGACAATCCCGATGAACTGCGAAAACTGGCAGAGTATGTCGGAAAAGACACAGAAGTCACACTGACGGCCCCCAGCGGCAAACAGATTACCGATAAAGCGGATATGCTGGTTTCGCGTCTGGGGAACGCAGAATGGGGAGGCAGTTACTTCACCTTCTCTACCGAGAACAACGAAACCATCTGGACGTTTCTCAAGAAATGTTTTGAACGGGGTAAAGTCTATCGTGGTCACGACGTCATGCCCTGGTCCGGTCGCGGAGGCAGTGCCTACAGCCAGATGGAAGTCGCTGACGGACGAAAACTTTCTGTCCACAAGTCCGTCTTCGTGCGATTCCCCCTCAAAGATCGGGAAAATGAATACCTGCTGATCTGGACGACCACTCCCTGGACACTGACCAGTAACGTGGCCGCTGCCATCAACCCCGAGCTGGATTATGTCAAACTCCGTGCGAAAAAAGATGATGCCATCTATTACTTCGCCAAAGAAAACCTGGAATACCAGCGGTTGAGCCGCGAATTTAAAGAAGGATTCGGACGCCCGGAATGGTCCTGGCCGAAAGACGTCCCCAAACTGAAAACCCTGGCCCAGATCTTTAAAGAGCAGGGGGGCTATGAAATCCTTGAAACCATCAAGGGTGCGCAGATGGTCGGCTGGGAATATACGGGGCCCTTTGATGATCTGCCCGCACAACAGTCTCCCGGCGGTCATCCCAGTGATGAATCGCTGCTGGATCAGACTGGCATCTCCTGCCACAAAGTGGTGGATGGCGGTAGAGACTTTAAAGGCAATCCGCATGTCGTCGCCGGCGAAGGAACGGGTATCGTTCACACCGCGCCCGGCTGCGGTGACGTCGACCATCAGCTGGGAATCCAGCTGGGGCTGGTTGCAATCGCGCCGCTTGGTGAAGATGGACGCTTCGAGGAAGGCTTTGGAGAATTTACAGGCAGAGAAGCCATTGATCCTGCCACACCTGAGCTGGTATTCGAACGCCTGAAAGAAAAGGAACTGCTGGTCTCTGTGGAGTCCTACCCGCATATCTACCCACACTGCTGGCGAACCGGCGATGAACTGATCTTCCGTCTGGTCGATGAATGGTTCATCAATATGGACTGGCGCGAAGAGATCAAAGATGTCACGCGTCAGATTGACTGGGTTCCTTCCAGTATTGATGGTGAGCAACACGAACTGGAATGGCTCACCAACATGCGGGACTGGATGGTCTCTAAAAAACGCTTCTGGGGACTGGCACTGCCGATCTGGGTCGATGAAGAAACCGGAGACTTCGAAGTGATTGGCTCCCTGGCTGAGTTGAAAGAACGCGCAGTCGAAGGCTGGGAAGCACTGGAAGGGCACACTCCTCATCGCCCCTGGATTGACGCAGTCAAACTCAAAAATCCGAAAACGGGAAATCTGATGTCGCGGATCCCGGATGTCGGTAATCCCTGGCTGGATGCGGGCATCGTGCCTTTCTCAACCATGCAGTACAATACAAACCAGGCTGAGTGGGAAAAATGGTATCCTGCGGACCTGGTTACCGAATGTTTCCCTGGACAGTTCCGTAACTGGTTCTACGCGTTGCTCTCGATGGCAACCATGATGGATGGCACGCCTCCGTTCAAAACGCTGCTCGGTTATCGACTGGTGCTGAATGAAGAAGGCAAGCCGATGCATAAATCAGATGGAACCGCCATCTGGTTCGAAGAAGCGGCAGAGCAACTGGGTGTCGACACCATGCGCTGGATGTATCTGGCTCACAACCCTGCGTCGGACCTGAGATTCGGCATGAGGAATCCTGATCAGCAGGTGACCCTGGAAACTCCGGAAGGCCCGATCAGTGAAACCAAAGAAGGTGCTCCCACCTGCCTGGTGGAAAGTAAACCTGCCGATGAAATCCGCCGCCAGGTGTTGATCCCGCTCTGGAACTCCTATGCCTTCTTTGTCAACTACGCGCGTCTGGATGAGTTTAATCCTGCCCAGGATCGGATCCCCGTTACAGAGCGTCCGGAAATTGACCGCTGGATTTTATCAAACCTGCAGGCGTTGCTGTCTTCCGCGAAAACGGAAATCGAAGCGTATAACTTCGCCGGTTTTCTGAAAAACGCCACAGCATTTATTGATGATCTGTCGAACTGGTATATCAGACGCAACCGACGTCGTTTCTGGCGTTCTCAGGATGCCAACGATACCGATAAACTGGCCGCCTATCAGACTCTGTTTGAGGTATTGGTCACGCTTTCCAAAGCGTTGGCTCCCAGTATTCCGTTCCTCAGCGAGCGCATGTATCAGAACCTCGTCACCAGTTGGGACAATTCTGCCCCGAACAGCGTTCACCTCTGTGATTTTCCTCAATGCGATGCTTCACTGCTTGATGAAGAACTCAACTTCCGGGCGGCACAGGCACAAATCGTTGTGAAACTGGGTCATAAGCTGCGTGATGAATCCAATCAGCGGGTCCGTCAGCCACTGGCTGAATTACGATTTGCCTGCCAGACGCCTCAGCAGGCGGATGCAATCGAAAACCTGGCTAATACGATTGAAGAGGAATTGAACATCAAACAGGTGACGCGTTGTGAAAACCTGGATGACCTGGTCAGCTACACCTACAAGCCGAACCTGAAAACGCTGGGACCGAAATACGGCAAGCTGTTGGGCATGCTGCGTCAGCAGTTGCCTGAAGTTGGCGACGAAGTACTGGGACCGCTCAGACGGGGTCAATCGGTTTCCATTGAGCTCTCAGGCAATCAGATTGATCTTGAACCAGATGACGTTCTGGTCGGGACGGAGCAGGCCGCCGACTGGGTATGTGCGGACGAGCAGGGGATTCAAATCGCCGTTTCCACGAAGCTCTCTCCTGAACTCGAGCAGGAAGGCATGGCCCGCGACTTTGTGCGGCAGATTCAGCAATTGCGCAAGGAAGCAGATCTGGAGATTGAAGACCGGATCAAAATCTTCTTCAATCCTGCAGATGCAACCGAAGTTAAAGCAGCGGTTACCAACTGGTCCGACTACATCCTGGGTGAAACACTCGGAGACAAACTGGAACAGTCAGAGCAGACAGATGACAGTAAAGAAGTTTCGATCGGGAACAGCAAGGTGACTCTCCGAATCGAAAAGGCATAA
- a CDS encoding tRNA (cytidine(34)-2'-O)-methyltransferase, which yields MSESKEPLIHVVLYQPDIPQNTGNIGRTCVAVGAKLWLVRPLGFQLDAKHLRRAGMDYWQHLNWEAVDSLAEVQSQLQDRTWWKLTKFATRYVWDAELEPGQVFLFGSESNGLPPRILEEDPDSNLKLPMHQEVRSLNLASTATAVMYEAVRQFGGLA from the coding sequence ATGTCCGAGTCGAAAGAACCATTAATACACGTTGTCCTGTATCAGCCGGATATCCCTCAAAATACAGGGAATATCGGTCGAACCTGTGTTGCCGTCGGCGCCAAACTGTGGCTGGTACGTCCGCTGGGATTCCAGCTCGACGCCAAGCATTTACGGCGTGCCGGCATGGATTACTGGCAGCACCTGAACTGGGAAGCCGTGGACAGCCTGGCGGAAGTGCAGTCACAGCTACAGGACAGGACATGGTGGAAGCTGACCAAGTTCGCAACCCGCTATGTCTGGGATGCGGAGCTGGAACCCGGTCAGGTGTTCCTGTTCGGCAGTGAAAGTAACGGATTGCCTCCCCGAATTCTCGAAGAAGATCCTGATTCGAATCTGAAGCTGCCGATGCACCAGGAAGTGCGCAGTCTGAATCTGGCCAGTACCGCGACCGCCGTCATGTATGAAGCAGTACGACAGTTCGGGGGACTGGCCTGA
- a CDS encoding aldo/keto reductase: MDYRNLGKAGVRVSPVCLGTMMFGGPTGEADSIAIMHKAIDQGINFFDTANMYSTGGSELVVGKALKDRRDKVVLATKGRAPMGDGPNDAGASRVHLMRELDRSLQRLDTDYVDIYYVHTPDYQTPIEETLRTLDDMVRSGKVRYIACSNFRAWRLAEALWTSDVRNLYSFSCVQPLYNIMNRDIEVELMPLCQEKGIGVVSYSPLARGILTGKYRPDQPFPEGSRASRDDKRMKEAELRDVSIQLSQEIAAYCDKKGVSMTNFALAWCMANPILTSIIIGPRTMEQFDDNLGCLDVEITAEDEAFIDSLVPPGEHSGKGFQDPQYPVTGRGK, encoded by the coding sequence ATGGATTACCGCAACTTAGGTAAAGCTGGCGTACGTGTTTCTCCCGTCTGCCTGGGCACAATGATGTTTGGTGGCCCGACCGGTGAAGCAGACTCGATCGCCATTATGCATAAAGCCATTGATCAGGGTATCAATTTTTTCGACACCGCCAACATGTACAGCACCGGTGGATCTGAACTGGTTGTGGGCAAGGCATTGAAAGACAGACGCGATAAAGTCGTCCTGGCCACCAAGGGACGTGCGCCGATGGGTGACGGCCCCAATGACGCCGGCGCCAGCCGTGTCCACCTGATGCGGGAACTGGATCGCAGTCTACAGCGTCTGGATACCGACTACGTCGACATCTACTATGTCCACACTCCTGATTACCAGACCCCGATTGAAGAAACACTTCGAACCCTGGACGATATGGTCCGGTCTGGAAAGGTACGCTATATCGCCTGTTCCAACTTCCGTGCGTGGCGGTTGGCAGAAGCGCTCTGGACGAGTGATGTCCGCAACCTGTATTCATTCAGCTGTGTACAGCCTCTGTATAATATCATGAATCGTGATATTGAAGTGGAACTGATGCCTCTCTGCCAGGAAAAAGGGATTGGCGTCGTCAGTTACAGCCCACTGGCTCGTGGAATTCTGACCGGAAAATACCGTCCCGATCAGCCTTTCCCGGAAGGCAGCCGAGCCTCGCGCGATGATAAACGCATGAAAGAAGCCGAACTGCGTGATGTGAGTATTCAACTCTCCCAGGAAATCGCAGCTTACTGTGACAAGAAGGGAGTCTCTATGACGAACTTTGCGCTCGCCTGGTGCATGGCCAACCCCATTCTCACATCGATCATCATCGGCCCGCGCACCATGGAACAGTTCGACGACAACCTGGGCTGCCTGGACGTCGAGATCACAGCCGAAGACGAAGCCTTCATCGATTCTCTCGTACCTCCCGGAGAACATAGTGGAAAAGGTTTTCAGGATCCGCAATACCCCGTCACCGGGCGGGGGAAATAA
- a CDS encoding ferredoxin--NADP reductase, translated as MNPSNPPTGQSTPEIEELRNKYYNASVMDLRMPHDHLMIVRIKPDEDVPRFSGGQYTTLGLGSWEHRVDGGPLAELEKPKLIRRAYSISCPMLDLQGDLLANDEIDYLEFYITLVLRPDTDDPPLTPRLFRLKEGDRLHLGKKPVGTYTLKPVQPGDNVIFAGTGTGEAPHNSMSIELLKRGHTGRIVSMTCVRYKGDLGYLAQQEQLQKQFSNYRYGAFTTREPENMDENHPSYVGKQYLQDIIQPERFQETFGWSPAPDKTHVFLCGNPSMIGLPEKNDRGELVFPDSKGMVELLAEQGYTLSTPKNPGNIHFEKYW; from the coding sequence ATGAATCCATCGAATCCTCCGACCGGGCAATCGACTCCAGAAATTGAAGAGCTACGCAATAAATACTATAACGCGTCCGTGATGGATCTGCGTATGCCACACGATCATCTGATGATTGTGCGCATCAAACCTGACGAAGACGTCCCCCGCTTCTCGGGTGGACAGTACACGACACTGGGACTGGGCTCCTGGGAACACCGCGTTGATGGCGGTCCTCTGGCAGAATTAGAAAAGCCGAAACTGATTCGACGCGCATATTCGATTTCCTGTCCGATGCTGGATCTGCAGGGTGACCTGCTGGCCAATGACGAGATTGATTATCTGGAGTTTTACATCACACTGGTCTTACGCCCTGATACGGATGATCCCCCACTCACGCCGCGGTTGTTTCGTCTCAAAGAGGGAGATCGCCTGCATCTGGGGAAAAAACCCGTGGGAACTTACACCCTGAAGCCGGTCCAACCCGGTGATAACGTAATTTTTGCCGGCACGGGAACAGGCGAGGCGCCTCATAATTCGATGAGCATCGAATTGTTAAAACGTGGGCATACAGGACGCATTGTTTCCATGACCTGTGTCCGCTACAAAGGGGATCTGGGATATCTTGCTCAGCAGGAACAACTGCAAAAACAGTTTTCCAACTACCGCTACGGTGCTTTCACCACACGCGAGCCGGAAAACATGGATGAAAATCATCCGTCCTATGTGGGAAAACAGTACCTTCAGGATATCATTCAACCCGAACGTTTTCAGGAAACATTTGGCTGGTCACCCGCCCCCGATAAAACACACGTGTTTCTCTGTGGTAACCCTTCCATGATCGGACTTCCCGAAAAAAATGATCGCGGGGAACTGGTTTTCCCGGATTCCAAGGGGATGGTAGAACTGCTCGCAGAGCAGGGATACACGCTTTCCACCCCCAAAAACCCGGGGAATATCCACTTCGAGAAATACTGGTAA
- a CDS encoding methyltransferase domain-containing protein: protein MTKETSTSTFLSQDLLEALRTPETCHPLEWSESQQELVDPQTSQTYPVIKGIPRFVEQEHLSSFGLQWNKYEVAHDDEDQATFTAKTGMALHELKGLKILDAGCGGGRYCKVAAEAGGIVFGADHTTAVEKAQQLNAHLDQVNLVQADLKYLPFEPKTFDFVFSIGVMHHDKDTRAVFDAVARMVKPGGKYSVWLYRRNQWWQEWINSGLRKITTRMSPEKLEPWCRLGAWLGGLPVINKVLNKIVNFSNHPNWENRVCDTFDWFAPTYQYHHTTEELKSWFEQAGFENLKVLPPEKTGRFYLWCYDHNLLIGSGVNIQGTRPIIDKS from the coding sequence ATGACGAAAGAAACATCAACCAGCACATTTCTTTCTCAGGATCTTCTGGAAGCATTGCGAACACCAGAAACGTGCCATCCCCTGGAATGGAGTGAGTCACAGCAAGAGCTGGTTGACCCTCAGACCAGCCAGACTTACCCGGTTATCAAAGGAATTCCCCGTTTTGTTGAACAGGAACACCTCTCCAGTTTTGGTCTGCAGTGGAATAAATACGAAGTCGCACACGATGACGAAGACCAGGCCACATTCACCGCGAAAACGGGGATGGCGCTGCACGAACTGAAAGGCCTGAAAATACTGGATGCCGGCTGTGGCGGCGGGCGCTACTGCAAAGTCGCAGCCGAAGCAGGGGGCATCGTCTTCGGAGCAGACCACACCACTGCCGTCGAAAAAGCACAACAACTCAATGCGCATCTTGATCAGGTGAACCTGGTTCAGGCTGATTTAAAATATCTGCCATTTGAACCGAAAACATTTGATTTTGTATTTTCCATCGGGGTCATGCATCACGATAAGGACACGCGCGCTGTTTTTGATGCTGTTGCACGTATGGTTAAACCAGGTGGAAAATACTCCGTCTGGCTCTATCGCAGGAATCAGTGGTGGCAGGAATGGATCAACAGCGGGTTACGAAAAATCACAACACGCATGTCGCCGGAAAAGCTGGAACCCTGGTGTCGCCTGGGGGCCTGGCTGGGCGGTCTGCCGGTCATCAACAAGGTCCTCAACAAAATCGTCAATTTCAGTAATCATCCCAATTGGGAAAACCGCGTCTGTGATACCTTTGACTGGTTCGCCCCCACTTATCAGTACCACCATACAACAGAAGAACTCAAGTCCTGGTTCGAGCAGGCAGGGTTCGAAAACCTCAAAGTGCTGCCACCCGAGAAGACAGGACGATTCTATCTCTGGTGCTATGACCACAATCTCCTGATTGGCAGTGGTGTGAATATTCAGGGAACCAGACCCATTATTGACAAGAGTTGA